A section of the Papio anubis isolate 15944 chromosome 16, Panubis1.0, whole genome shotgun sequence genome encodes:
- the DDX17 gene encoding probable ATP-dependent RNA helicase DDX17 isoform X1 yields MRGGGFGDRDRDRDRGGFGARGGGGLPPKKFGNPGERLRKKKWDLSELPKFEKNFYVEHPEVARLTPYEVDELRRKKEITVRGGDVCPKPVFAFHHANFPQYVMDVLMDQHFTEPTPIQCQGFPLALSGRDMVGIAQTGSGKTLAYLLPAIVHINHQPYLERGDGPICLVLAPTRELAQQVQQVADDYGKCSRLKSTCIYGGAPKGPQIRDLERGVEICIATPGRLIDFLESGKTNLRRCTYLVLDEADRMLDMGFEPQIRKIVDQIRPDRQTLMWSATWPKEVRQLAEDFLRDYTQINVGNLELSANHNILQIVDVCMESEKDHKLIQLMEEIMAEKENKTIIFVETKRRCDDLTRRMRRDGWPAMCIHGDKSQPERDWVLNEFRSGKAPILIATDVASRGLDVEDVKFVINYDYPNSSEDYVHRIGRTARSTNKGTAYTFFTPGNLKQARELIKVLEEANQAINPKLMQLVDHRGGGGGGGKGGRSRYRTTSSANNPNLMYQDECDRRLRGVKDGGRRDSASYRDRSETDRAGYANGSGYGSPNSAFGAQAGQYTYGQGTYGAAAYGTSSYTAQEYGAGTYGASSTTSTGRSSQSSSQQFSGIGRSGQQPQPLMSQQFAQPPGATNMIGYMGQTAYQYPPPPPPPPPSRK; encoded by the exons ATGCGCGGAGGAGGCTTTGGGGACCGGGACCGGGATCGTGACCGTGGAGG ATTTGGAGCAAGAGGTGGTGGTGGCCTTCCCCCGAAGAAATTTGGTAATCCTGGGGAGCGTTTGCGTAAAAAAAAGTGGGATTTGAGTGAGCTCCCCAAGTTTGAGAAAAATTTTTATGTGGAACATCCGGAAGTAGCAAGACTGACACCA TATGAGGTTGATGAGCTACGCCGAAAGAAAGAGATTACAGTGAGAGGGGGAGATGTTTGTCCTAAACCCGTGTTTGCCTTCCATCATGCTAACTTCCCAC AATATGTAATGGATGTGTTGATGGATCAGCACTTTACAGAACCAACTCCAATTCAGTGCCAGGGATTTCCGTTGGCTCTTAGTGGCCGGGATATGGTGGGCATTGCTCAGACTGGCTCTGGGAAGACGTTGGCG TATCTCCTGCCTGCGATTGTTCATATTAACCACCAGCCATACTTGGAAAGGGGAGATGGCCCAATC TGTCTAGTTCTGGCTCCTACCAGAGAGCTTGCCCAGCAAGTACAGCAGGTGGCCGATGACTATGGCAAATGTTCTAGATTGAAGAGTACTTGTATTTATGGAGGTGCTCCTAAAGGTCCCCAGATTCGAGACTTGGAAAGAG GTGTTGAGATCTGCATAGCCACTCCTGGACGTCTGATAGATTTCCTGGAGTCAGGAAAGACAAATCTTCGCCGATGTACTTACCTTGTGTTGGATGAAGCTGACAGAATGCTTGATATGGGATTTGAACCCCAGATCCGTAAAATTGTTGACCAAATCAGG CCTGATAGGCAGACGTTGATGTGGAGCGCAACCTGGCCAAAAGAAGTAAGACAGCTTGCAGAGGATTTCCTTCGTGATTACACCCAGATCAACGTAGGCAATCTGGAGTTGAGTGCCAACCACAACATCCTCCAGATAGTGGATGTCTGCATGGAAAGTGAAAAAGACCACAA ATTGATCCAACTAatggaagaaataatggctgaaaaggaaaacaaaacaataatatttgTGGAGACAAAGAGACGCTGTGATGATCTGACTCGAAGGATGCGCAGAGATGG TTGGCCAGCTATGTGTATCCATGGAGACAAGAGTCAACCAGAAAGAGATTGGGTACTTAATG agTTCCGTTCTGGAAAGGCACCCATCCTTATTGCTACAGATGTAGCCTCCCGTGGGCTAG ATGTGGAAGATGTCAAGTTTGTGATCAACTATGACTATCCAAACAGCTCAGAGGATTATGTGCACCGTATTGGCCGAACAGCCCGTAGCACCAACAAGGGTACCGCCTATACCTTCTTCACCCCAGGGAACCTAAAACAGGCCAGAGAGCTTATCAAAGTGCTGGAAGAGGCCAATCAGGCTATCAATCCAAAACTGATGCAGCTTGTGGACCACAGAGGCGGCGGCGGAGGCGGGGGTAAGG GTGGTCGTTCTCGTTACCGGACCACTTCTTCAGCCAACAATCCCAATCTGATGTATCAGGATGAATGTGACCGAAGGCTTCGAGGAGTCAAGGATGGTGGCCGGAGAGACTCTGCAAGCTATCGGGATCGTAGTGAAACCGATAGAGCTGGTTATGCTAATGGCAGTGGCTATGGAAGTCCAAATTCTGCCTTTGGAGCACAAGCAGGCCAATACACCTATGGTCAAGGCACCTATGGGGCAGCTGCTTATGGCACCAGTAGCTATACAGCTCAAGAATATGGTGCTGGCACTTACGGAGCTAGTAGCACCACCTCAACTGGGAGAAGTTCGCAGAGCTCTAGCCAGCAGTTTAGTGGGATAGGCCGGTCTGGGCAGCAGCCACAGCCACTGATGTCACAACAGTTTGCACAGCCTCCGGGAGCTACCAATATGATAGGTTACATGGGGCAGACTGCCTACCAataccctcctcctcctccccctcctcctccttcacgTAAATGA
- the DDX17 gene encoding probable ATP-dependent RNA helicase DDX17 isoform X2, protein MRGGGFGDRDRDRDRGGFGARGGGGLPPKKFGNPGERLRKKKWDLSELPKFEKNFYVEHPEVARLTPYEVDELRRKKEITVRGGDVCPKPVFAFHHANFPQYVMDVLMDQHFTEPTPIQCQGFPLALSGRDMVGIAQTGSGKTLAYLLPAIVHINHQPYLERGDGPICLVLAPTRELAQQVQQVADDYGKCSRLKSTCIYGGAPKGPQIRDLERGVEICIATPGRLIDFLESGKTNLRRCTYLVLDEADRMLDMGFEPQIRKIVDQIRPDRQTLMWSATWPKEVRQLAEDFLRDYTQINVGNLELSANHNILQIVDVCMESEKDHKLIQLMEEIMAEKENKTIIFVETKRRCDDLTRRMRRDGWPAMCIHGDKSQPERDWVLNEFRSGKAPILIATDVASRGLDVEDVKFVINYDYPNSSEDYVHRIGRTARSTNKGTAYTFFTPGNLKQARELIKVLEEANQAINPKLMQLVDHRGGGGGGGGRSRYRTTSSANNPNLMYQDECDRRLRGVKDGGRRDSASYRDRSETDRAGYANGSGYGSPNSAFGAQAGQYTYGQGTYGAAAYGTSSYTAQEYGAGTYGASSTTSTGRSSQSSSQQFSGIGRSGQQPQPLMSQQFAQPPGATNMIGYMGQTAYQYPPPPPPPPPSRK, encoded by the exons ATGCGCGGAGGAGGCTTTGGGGACCGGGACCGGGATCGTGACCGTGGAGG ATTTGGAGCAAGAGGTGGTGGTGGCCTTCCCCCGAAGAAATTTGGTAATCCTGGGGAGCGTTTGCGTAAAAAAAAGTGGGATTTGAGTGAGCTCCCCAAGTTTGAGAAAAATTTTTATGTGGAACATCCGGAAGTAGCAAGACTGACACCA TATGAGGTTGATGAGCTACGCCGAAAGAAAGAGATTACAGTGAGAGGGGGAGATGTTTGTCCTAAACCCGTGTTTGCCTTCCATCATGCTAACTTCCCAC AATATGTAATGGATGTGTTGATGGATCAGCACTTTACAGAACCAACTCCAATTCAGTGCCAGGGATTTCCGTTGGCTCTTAGTGGCCGGGATATGGTGGGCATTGCTCAGACTGGCTCTGGGAAGACGTTGGCG TATCTCCTGCCTGCGATTGTTCATATTAACCACCAGCCATACTTGGAAAGGGGAGATGGCCCAATC TGTCTAGTTCTGGCTCCTACCAGAGAGCTTGCCCAGCAAGTACAGCAGGTGGCCGATGACTATGGCAAATGTTCTAGATTGAAGAGTACTTGTATTTATGGAGGTGCTCCTAAAGGTCCCCAGATTCGAGACTTGGAAAGAG GTGTTGAGATCTGCATAGCCACTCCTGGACGTCTGATAGATTTCCTGGAGTCAGGAAAGACAAATCTTCGCCGATGTACTTACCTTGTGTTGGATGAAGCTGACAGAATGCTTGATATGGGATTTGAACCCCAGATCCGTAAAATTGTTGACCAAATCAGG CCTGATAGGCAGACGTTGATGTGGAGCGCAACCTGGCCAAAAGAAGTAAGACAGCTTGCAGAGGATTTCCTTCGTGATTACACCCAGATCAACGTAGGCAATCTGGAGTTGAGTGCCAACCACAACATCCTCCAGATAGTGGATGTCTGCATGGAAAGTGAAAAAGACCACAA ATTGATCCAACTAatggaagaaataatggctgaaaaggaaaacaaaacaataatatttgTGGAGACAAAGAGACGCTGTGATGATCTGACTCGAAGGATGCGCAGAGATGG TTGGCCAGCTATGTGTATCCATGGAGACAAGAGTCAACCAGAAAGAGATTGGGTACTTAATG agTTCCGTTCTGGAAAGGCACCCATCCTTATTGCTACAGATGTAGCCTCCCGTGGGCTAG ATGTGGAAGATGTCAAGTTTGTGATCAACTATGACTATCCAAACAGCTCAGAGGATTATGTGCACCGTATTGGCCGAACAGCCCGTAGCACCAACAAGGGTACCGCCTATACCTTCTTCACCCCAGGGAACCTAAAACAGGCCAGAGAGCTTATCAAAGTGCTGGAAGAGGCCAATCAGGCTATCAATCCAAAACTGATGCAGCTTGTGGACCACAGAGGCGGCGGCGGAGGCGGGG GTGGTCGTTCTCGTTACCGGACCACTTCTTCAGCCAACAATCCCAATCTGATGTATCAGGATGAATGTGACCGAAGGCTTCGAGGAGTCAAGGATGGTGGCCGGAGAGACTCTGCAAGCTATCGGGATCGTAGTGAAACCGATAGAGCTGGTTATGCTAATGGCAGTGGCTATGGAAGTCCAAATTCTGCCTTTGGAGCACAAGCAGGCCAATACACCTATGGTCAAGGCACCTATGGGGCAGCTGCTTATGGCACCAGTAGCTATACAGCTCAAGAATATGGTGCTGGCACTTACGGAGCTAGTAGCACCACCTCAACTGGGAGAAGTTCGCAGAGCTCTAGCCAGCAGTTTAGTGGGATAGGCCGGTCTGGGCAGCAGCCACAGCCACTGATGTCACAACAGTTTGCACAGCCTCCGGGAGCTACCAATATGATAGGTTACATGGGGCAGACTGCCTACCAataccctcctcctcctccccctcctcctccttcacgTAAATGA
- the DDX17 gene encoding probable ATP-dependent RNA helicase DDX17 isoform X3 yields the protein MQFERTGSRFGARGGGGLPPKKFGNPGERLRKKKWDLSELPKFEKNFYVEHPEVARLTPYEVDELRRKKEITVRGGDVCPKPVFAFHHANFPQYVMDVLMDQHFTEPTPIQCQGFPLALSGRDMVGIAQTGSGKTLAYLLPAIVHINHQPYLERGDGPICLVLAPTRELAQQVQQVADDYGKCSRLKSTCIYGGAPKGPQIRDLERGVEICIATPGRLIDFLESGKTNLRRCTYLVLDEADRMLDMGFEPQIRKIVDQIRPDRQTLMWSATWPKEVRQLAEDFLRDYTQINVGNLELSANHNILQIVDVCMESEKDHKLIQLMEEIMAEKENKTIIFVETKRRCDDLTRRMRRDGWPAMCIHGDKSQPERDWVLNEFRSGKAPILIATDVASRGLDVEDVKFVINYDYPNSSEDYVHRIGRTARSTNKGTAYTFFTPGNLKQARELIKVLEEANQAINPKLMQLVDHRGGGGGGGKGGRSRYRTTSSANNPNLMYQDECDRRLRGVKDGGRRDSASYRDRSETDRAGYANGSGYGSPNSAFGAQAGQYTYGQGTYGAAAYGTSSYTAQEYGAGTYGASSTTSTGRSSQSSSQQFSGIGRSGQQPQPLMSQQFAQPPGATNMIGYMGQTAYQYPPPPPPPPPSRK from the exons ATGCAGTTTGAGAGGACAGGAAGCAG ATTTGGAGCAAGAGGTGGTGGTGGCCTTCCCCCGAAGAAATTTGGTAATCCTGGGGAGCGTTTGCGTAAAAAAAAGTGGGATTTGAGTGAGCTCCCCAAGTTTGAGAAAAATTTTTATGTGGAACATCCGGAAGTAGCAAGACTGACACCA TATGAGGTTGATGAGCTACGCCGAAAGAAAGAGATTACAGTGAGAGGGGGAGATGTTTGTCCTAAACCCGTGTTTGCCTTCCATCATGCTAACTTCCCAC AATATGTAATGGATGTGTTGATGGATCAGCACTTTACAGAACCAACTCCAATTCAGTGCCAGGGATTTCCGTTGGCTCTTAGTGGCCGGGATATGGTGGGCATTGCTCAGACTGGCTCTGGGAAGACGTTGGCG TATCTCCTGCCTGCGATTGTTCATATTAACCACCAGCCATACTTGGAAAGGGGAGATGGCCCAATC TGTCTAGTTCTGGCTCCTACCAGAGAGCTTGCCCAGCAAGTACAGCAGGTGGCCGATGACTATGGCAAATGTTCTAGATTGAAGAGTACTTGTATTTATGGAGGTGCTCCTAAAGGTCCCCAGATTCGAGACTTGGAAAGAG GTGTTGAGATCTGCATAGCCACTCCTGGACGTCTGATAGATTTCCTGGAGTCAGGAAAGACAAATCTTCGCCGATGTACTTACCTTGTGTTGGATGAAGCTGACAGAATGCTTGATATGGGATTTGAACCCCAGATCCGTAAAATTGTTGACCAAATCAGG CCTGATAGGCAGACGTTGATGTGGAGCGCAACCTGGCCAAAAGAAGTAAGACAGCTTGCAGAGGATTTCCTTCGTGATTACACCCAGATCAACGTAGGCAATCTGGAGTTGAGTGCCAACCACAACATCCTCCAGATAGTGGATGTCTGCATGGAAAGTGAAAAAGACCACAA ATTGATCCAACTAatggaagaaataatggctgaaaaggaaaacaaaacaataatatttgTGGAGACAAAGAGACGCTGTGATGATCTGACTCGAAGGATGCGCAGAGATGG TTGGCCAGCTATGTGTATCCATGGAGACAAGAGTCAACCAGAAAGAGATTGGGTACTTAATG agTTCCGTTCTGGAAAGGCACCCATCCTTATTGCTACAGATGTAGCCTCCCGTGGGCTAG ATGTGGAAGATGTCAAGTTTGTGATCAACTATGACTATCCAAACAGCTCAGAGGATTATGTGCACCGTATTGGCCGAACAGCCCGTAGCACCAACAAGGGTACCGCCTATACCTTCTTCACCCCAGGGAACCTAAAACAGGCCAGAGAGCTTATCAAAGTGCTGGAAGAGGCCAATCAGGCTATCAATCCAAAACTGATGCAGCTTGTGGACCACAGAGGCGGCGGCGGAGGCGGGGGTAAGG GTGGTCGTTCTCGTTACCGGACCACTTCTTCAGCCAACAATCCCAATCTGATGTATCAGGATGAATGTGACCGAAGGCTTCGAGGAGTCAAGGATGGTGGCCGGAGAGACTCTGCAAGCTATCGGGATCGTAGTGAAACCGATAGAGCTGGTTATGCTAATGGCAGTGGCTATGGAAGTCCAAATTCTGCCTTTGGAGCACAAGCAGGCCAATACACCTATGGTCAAGGCACCTATGGGGCAGCTGCTTATGGCACCAGTAGCTATACAGCTCAAGAATATGGTGCTGGCACTTACGGAGCTAGTAGCACCACCTCAACTGGGAGAAGTTCGCAGAGCTCTAGCCAGCAGTTTAGTGGGATAGGCCGGTCTGGGCAGCAGCCACAGCCACTGATGTCACAACAGTTTGCACAGCCTCCGGGAGCTACCAATATGATAGGTTACATGGGGCAGACTGCCTACCAataccctcctcctcctccccctcctcctccttcacgTAAATGA
- the KDELR3 gene encoding ER lumen protein-retaining receptor 3 isoform X2: protein MKVVFLLCAYVTVYMIYGKFRKTFDSENDTFRLEFLLVPVIGLSFLENYSFTPLEILWTFSIYLESVAILPQLFMISKTGEAETITTHYLFFLGLYRALYLANWIRRYQTENFYDQIAVVSGVVQTIFYCDFFYLYVTKVLKGKKLSLPMPI from the exons ATGAAG GTGGTTTTTCTCCTCTGCGCCTATGTTACAGTGTACATGATATATGGGAAATTTCGTAAAACTTTTGACAGTGAGAATGACACATTCCGCCTGGAGTTTCTTCTGGTCCCAGTCATTGGCCTTTCCTTCCTTGAAAACTACAGTTTCACTCCGCTGGAG ATCCTCTGGACTTTCTCTATCTACCTGGAGTCAGTGGCTATTCTGCCCCAGCTCTTCATGATCAGCAagactggagaggctgagaccaTTACTACTCACTACCTGTTCTTTCTGGGTCTGTACCGGGCACTCTACCTGGCTAACTGGATCAGGCGGTACCAGACTGAGAATTTCTATGACCAAATCGCAGTGGTGTCTGGAGTAGTACAAACCATCTTCTACTGTGACTTCTTCTACTTGTATGTGACCAAAG TCCTTAAGGGAAAGAAGTTAAGTCTTCCAATGCCAATCTGA
- the DDX17 gene encoding probable ATP-dependent RNA helicase DDX17 isoform X4 — MQFERTGSRFGARGGGGLPPKKFGNPGERLRKKKWDLSELPKFEKNFYVEHPEVARLTPYEVDELRRKKEITVRGGDVCPKPVFAFHHANFPQYVMDVLMDQHFTEPTPIQCQGFPLALSGRDMVGIAQTGSGKTLAYLLPAIVHINHQPYLERGDGPICLVLAPTRELAQQVQQVADDYGKCSRLKSTCIYGGAPKGPQIRDLERGVEICIATPGRLIDFLESGKTNLRRCTYLVLDEADRMLDMGFEPQIRKIVDQIRPDRQTLMWSATWPKEVRQLAEDFLRDYTQINVGNLELSANHNILQIVDVCMESEKDHKLIQLMEEIMAEKENKTIIFVETKRRCDDLTRRMRRDGWPAMCIHGDKSQPERDWVLNEFRSGKAPILIATDVASRGLDVEDVKFVINYDYPNSSEDYVHRIGRTARSTNKGTAYTFFTPGNLKQARELIKVLEEANQAINPKLMQLVDHRGGGGGGGGRSRYRTTSSANNPNLMYQDECDRRLRGVKDGGRRDSASYRDRSETDRAGYANGSGYGSPNSAFGAQAGQYTYGQGTYGAAAYGTSSYTAQEYGAGTYGASSTTSTGRSSQSSSQQFSGIGRSGQQPQPLMSQQFAQPPGATNMIGYMGQTAYQYPPPPPPPPPSRK; from the exons ATGCAGTTTGAGAGGACAGGAAGCAG ATTTGGAGCAAGAGGTGGTGGTGGCCTTCCCCCGAAGAAATTTGGTAATCCTGGGGAGCGTTTGCGTAAAAAAAAGTGGGATTTGAGTGAGCTCCCCAAGTTTGAGAAAAATTTTTATGTGGAACATCCGGAAGTAGCAAGACTGACACCA TATGAGGTTGATGAGCTACGCCGAAAGAAAGAGATTACAGTGAGAGGGGGAGATGTTTGTCCTAAACCCGTGTTTGCCTTCCATCATGCTAACTTCCCAC AATATGTAATGGATGTGTTGATGGATCAGCACTTTACAGAACCAACTCCAATTCAGTGCCAGGGATTTCCGTTGGCTCTTAGTGGCCGGGATATGGTGGGCATTGCTCAGACTGGCTCTGGGAAGACGTTGGCG TATCTCCTGCCTGCGATTGTTCATATTAACCACCAGCCATACTTGGAAAGGGGAGATGGCCCAATC TGTCTAGTTCTGGCTCCTACCAGAGAGCTTGCCCAGCAAGTACAGCAGGTGGCCGATGACTATGGCAAATGTTCTAGATTGAAGAGTACTTGTATTTATGGAGGTGCTCCTAAAGGTCCCCAGATTCGAGACTTGGAAAGAG GTGTTGAGATCTGCATAGCCACTCCTGGACGTCTGATAGATTTCCTGGAGTCAGGAAAGACAAATCTTCGCCGATGTACTTACCTTGTGTTGGATGAAGCTGACAGAATGCTTGATATGGGATTTGAACCCCAGATCCGTAAAATTGTTGACCAAATCAGG CCTGATAGGCAGACGTTGATGTGGAGCGCAACCTGGCCAAAAGAAGTAAGACAGCTTGCAGAGGATTTCCTTCGTGATTACACCCAGATCAACGTAGGCAATCTGGAGTTGAGTGCCAACCACAACATCCTCCAGATAGTGGATGTCTGCATGGAAAGTGAAAAAGACCACAA ATTGATCCAACTAatggaagaaataatggctgaaaaggaaaacaaaacaataatatttgTGGAGACAAAGAGACGCTGTGATGATCTGACTCGAAGGATGCGCAGAGATGG TTGGCCAGCTATGTGTATCCATGGAGACAAGAGTCAACCAGAAAGAGATTGGGTACTTAATG agTTCCGTTCTGGAAAGGCACCCATCCTTATTGCTACAGATGTAGCCTCCCGTGGGCTAG ATGTGGAAGATGTCAAGTTTGTGATCAACTATGACTATCCAAACAGCTCAGAGGATTATGTGCACCGTATTGGCCGAACAGCCCGTAGCACCAACAAGGGTACCGCCTATACCTTCTTCACCCCAGGGAACCTAAAACAGGCCAGAGAGCTTATCAAAGTGCTGGAAGAGGCCAATCAGGCTATCAATCCAAAACTGATGCAGCTTGTGGACCACAGAGGCGGCGGCGGAGGCGGGG GTGGTCGTTCTCGTTACCGGACCACTTCTTCAGCCAACAATCCCAATCTGATGTATCAGGATGAATGTGACCGAAGGCTTCGAGGAGTCAAGGATGGTGGCCGGAGAGACTCTGCAAGCTATCGGGATCGTAGTGAAACCGATAGAGCTGGTTATGCTAATGGCAGTGGCTATGGAAGTCCAAATTCTGCCTTTGGAGCACAAGCAGGCCAATACACCTATGGTCAAGGCACCTATGGGGCAGCTGCTTATGGCACCAGTAGCTATACAGCTCAAGAATATGGTGCTGGCACTTACGGAGCTAGTAGCACCACCTCAACTGGGAGAAGTTCGCAGAGCTCTAGCCAGCAGTTTAGTGGGATAGGCCGGTCTGGGCAGCAGCCACAGCCACTGATGTCACAACAGTTTGCACAGCCTCCGGGAGCTACCAATATGATAGGTTACATGGGGCAGACTGCCTACCAataccctcctcctcctccccctcctcctccttcacgTAAATGA